TGCTTTGTACGGTTTGGGCATTGATTCTCAATACCCTGGGAATCTTTATATTTCGTACTTGCTTCGCAAACGCAATGGAAGACGAAGAAGGCGAAGCGCTTATGACCGGTCCACCTatatcttcatttttcttcgcgtCTGCAGTTTACACGCTTACTGTAAGCTCTTCGCTCTTTCCTACCAATTTTCGGAAACCAAAACCTTACATTCTCTGCGTTTACGAGGTTAGTTTATcccttttcaatcattttattcattttacgTTCCTCAATGCACTTTTTATCATTACAGTTTTTGGCAACAGCATTTTTCCTCGAGTTTTCGATCGCCTGTATCTGGACCCCTATTGACGTCCTTATTCTCACGACTCTGCCGAAAACACTTTGTAAGGTAACGTAACAAGACTCGTGCCAAGTATTCCACTTTACCCGAGAtcgtttacaatttttccttatttttcacagaCTCTCGTGTGGCTAGGTCTCAATGAAGCAGGCGAAAAGGCCATCAAAGTTCCAATGGCTTTTTTAAGTTGTCTACTTTCCTtcggattttttattctttccctACACATCACGAAAGCTCTGGATGTAACGCTTTTATCGTGAGTTTCTATTGTTTAGACAAAGGTTGCAAAACGCCCTTTAAATCAACGagcattttcaatattctttcAACTGTCATCAAACATTTTTGTACATTCGTCAAATCGTCTACTTTTTCTTATTGCTGATTTCACAAGTGTtctatttcaataatttattcaagAGGTTTCAAAATTAAATCACGAATGACCGCGGCTCAGTTGTgaatttcgtagtttttggtgACTTCATGACGACTCAAGTCTGAAAAGATGCTGGCCGTTCGTTTGCCAATGCTCATTCTCATAACTTACGTTCAAGTTTGTACtcaaagtcgaaaaaaaaatataatttatttgtgATGTAACACTGACTTGGAGCATTGTCAATTATCGAACTTAGTCGTGGGGAAAGCGTTTGTGGCATTCGCCCTTTTCGACTAAATTGAACTGCGTAATTTGCTCGGGCACACAGTCGAGTTGTCGTTAAAAATCGAAGTATCAAGTCCTTCGCtggagaattgaaaatttcctcAAGCCTTTCGAATGAACGCTTTCGCTCACGTGACATTTCAGAAAAACAGtagcgtttttaataaacAATTCTCTGAAAATTCGCACTAACTGATTACATAACTGATcacttttctcaaaaaaagtgaaaaattacaCAAAACTTATTTagttttttcactctcacTCAAGAATCACGATTTTACCCAACAAATTGAGCTTCGATAATCAATtgacaataaaaaagaaacaaaaaattagatAAATTAGCAAATGACCACTAAAAAAAACCTCGTCTTACGAAGATAAAAACCAATCTCATTATCTTTCGCAGTGAGTGTGGACCGAGTTACTTCTGCGATTACGTAGGAGATCGTTTATGCCAGAGAGTGTTGAATGAATTGCCAAGAATGAGTACGAACGTCAGGGGCAGGGGTCGTCGTAAGAAGAAGCGTAGCAGACCACGTCCTAGAAGTTCGAGCTGAGCCCTCGACGATGCTAATTCAGTCTTGAAACGTAAATCGCATTTGCGAATATTGATCAACAACTGTgtgtgcgtttttttttttttattatttatttcttttttattaaaaagaaGGCATTTATTTCGTCCGAACTGAAGTATAACGTACAAATGGTATAGATAATAGTGATAATAATACAATTAATCGTTAATTAATATCAATTAATTAATCATACATATGTCGATTACAGTACTGTAGATTGTTTATTAATATGTATATGGTAATTGTACTAATGAGATGTTCAGTGTTCAGTGGCagcatatatatacacattaaggtgatttgaattttcttaCGTTGATTCTTCATCGGATTTTCGTCCTTTTAGTATCCTAACGTTCTCAGGCTTTCTTTCCACCTTTACAAGGAATTCTATGGGGCAAAACATTACACAGTCTGCTCGTTTACACGCTACTATACTGTCGAAGAGTTTACGCTCGGCCCTGTTCTGACATGAAAATCCACCCCCTATCGGCCTTCGATCGAAGCACTTTATcgtttgtttaaacaattaattaggCAGTGCATAAAAATTTACGGATATGTTGGGTGAgcttttattcgtttatttcctttcaatagtattattattctttgggcaaatgaaaaatacgaataatGAAACGTTCACTGGAGAATAATATTCAAATTGTACAATAAATTGTTTGTCCTTTGGTACATTAGGAGTATTTCGTGATGAAGCTtatcgagaaataaaaaagaagaagaacgtTGTCGGTCCGGACAGATTTCGTATAACAAATACTGCGAGGAGATTGCGCgctatgatttttcgatcggaGCCAACATTTGTTTTACGATTGCTCGCTAATAAGATTCATCAGCAGCGTTGTTAGACAATGGAGCTGCCGTTGAAGAGTCCAAAATTACTTGCGGTACAATGTCGTATCAGTAGGCAAAAAGTGCTCGATTTATctcggagagagagagccaaaaagaaattttttaaaatctattCGAAAAACTCGATCGAAAAATTGGATTAAAAATGTGtggaaaagtttttcattaaattcgcCCGGTCGTCGTCTCAAGAATCGAGGACCACCCTGAGTTTTTCGTGAGCATGAACAAaccgcaaaaaaaaacgtacccTCGTTTTGCGACTATAGcgatcttttttctatttttttttatttcatcgtgtttttttttttttttcatgaaaattcatttcgtccattttctctctctctctttctctctctcgttttctttcGCACACTCGCTCATCCTCTCGTAATTGGTACATTATATACATTGTTTCGTGCTTCACGCGAGGGAGACCGAGGGAAAGATTTCTCGTTGGGCGGAAAAAGAAGGGAAGCTTTGACTTTTTCGCAATTACGTGGGGGGAGGGGGCgaatcgtgatttttttctgagtCGAGCGATCTCTTAAtggaatatttaataaaagatttgttagtttttttttttacgtttctgTAACGATCCGTTAATTTACATACACAACAGGGATAATTCTAACTATTTAATATTCTTCCATCATTTAATGCCACTGCACACACGCAACGAGGCGTCAAGAACCCAAATTCGACGATAAACTGTTTCTGTCTTCATCTcggaaggtttttttttttggttttttttttttcatttttcttccatttttccgacactatttttttcattattattatttatattatcgTTAACAttagtatttttattattaagaatattcctttattttttcacgtgttaaTGTCGTATGCTTGTATTATGTGTGTGCTTGTgtgtgagtgagtgagtgactGAGTgagggtgtgtgtgtgtgtgtgtgttatttTTCATGTCACGTGAGCTAATGTCAGTTTGTAAAATACTGTCTCACCCCCTCCGCGATTCTTACAACTCTCTatctatttatatatatttatatactgcTTTGTGTTTCATTTCTTTGTCGTCGCAGTTgcgtattttttgtttgtataGTTgcggtaattttttttgtgtcgttattatttgttatttcctattctgttttttttttgtttttttttctcttcaatttttcatttctcgaaGGGAGGACGGTATTGTAGGTCGTGCGGAGGAAGATTCTACTCTAATGTATATACCACAATGATAAAGGtcatgaaatataaaaataaaaaaataataacaatgttAATAATATTCGAGAATAATGGTTGGAAAAAAAGAGCAAGACGAACCGATTAACGAGTtgtaaattatttataaatagtCGTGCTTCGTGGGGTTGATTCATGTTCTTTCTTCACCAGGGTGCGAGAAGATAACTTTCTTATGACAACGATAAATACGGAGAGAGGTAGGAATGAGAGAGGAAGATgttcgttttcttttcgtatttttttttcttcacgtgttttctttatctctttttcttttaaacgCACATCAGCGCAATTATAATTCGTGTTTCACTATAGACTGACCTCTATAGTTACACTTATAAATTTAAGCTTAACATTAGACTAGGAAATTTGGGATTGGTGGAGCGCAAtgcgttatttttctttcttgttcatgtttttttctctttacacTTACGCAAATTAATATCACAAATCGCAAAACGATACGTAATACGATAGTTTGTCAAATAATAGTGAtgataataatagtaataataatatttataataataataaataataataatgatggtgtaatgtgtgtgtatatataatt
The window above is part of the Venturia canescens isolate UGA chromosome 5, ASM1945775v1, whole genome shotgun sequence genome. Proteins encoded here:
- the LOC122411749 gene encoding uncharacterized protein; this translates as MHFLSLQFLATAFFLEFSIACIWTPIDVLILTTLPKTLCKTLVWLGLNEAGEKAIKVPMAFLSCLLSFGFFILSLHITKALDVTLLSECGPSYFCDYVGDRLCQRVLNELPRMSTNVRGRGRRKKKRSRPRPRSSS